From the genome of Streptomyces sp. NBC_00659, one region includes:
- a CDS encoding bifunctional polysaccharide deacetylase/glycosyltransferase family 2 protein, with protein MSRTSRHGPAPSTPRHGPGTAPRRNRDARRRRLPLRFLLPLVILLAMMGMLMLRGYVHSEILADHRVRPEAATDKVPQKILDGGPVIDTRGGRTTSLGVPDHRLVLTFDDGPDPAWTPKVLDVLKANHAHAVFFVTGTMASRHPGLIERMVKEGHEVGLHTFSHPDLSYQSKSRIDWELSQNQLALEGAAGIRSSLFRPPYSSFADAMDDKSWPVTQYVGTRGYITVVNNTDSEDWQKPGVDEIIRRATPKGGKGAIVLMHDSGGDRHQTVQALAEFLPRLQRQGYEFQNLTEALDAPSANTPVTGLDLWKGKAWIFLVQASEKTTDILVVGIAIIGVLVFTRFGMMLLLSALHARRVRRKDFRWGAAPVTEPVTVLVPAYNEAKCIENTVTSLMASEHPIEIIVIDDGSADGTARIVEDMHVPNVRVVRQANAGKPAALNRGLANAGHDIVVMMDGDTVFEPATVRELVQPFADPKVGAVAGNAKVGNRNSLIGAWQHIEYVMGFNLDRRMYDLLRCMPTIPGAVGAFRRTALERVGGMSDDTLAEDTDITMALHRDGWRVVYAENARAWTEAPESVQQLWSQRYRWCYGTMQAIWKHRRALVERGPSGRFGRVGLPLVSLFMVLAPLLAPLIDVFLLYGVVFGPTQKTIVAWLGVLAIQAVCAAYAFRLDKERMTHLISLPLQQVLYRQLMYVVLLQSWITALTGGRLRWQKLRRTGVVGAAPGSAPQQRASDSGKERRPVG; from the coding sequence ATGTCCCGCACCAGCCGCCACGGCCCCGCGCCCAGCACGCCGCGCCATGGCCCCGGCACCGCCCCGCGCCGGAACCGCGACGCCCGGCGCCGCCGCCTTCCCCTGCGCTTCCTGCTGCCTCTCGTCATCCTGCTCGCGATGATGGGCATGCTGATGCTGCGCGGCTACGTGCACAGCGAGATCCTCGCGGACCACCGCGTCCGGCCCGAGGCGGCCACGGACAAGGTGCCGCAGAAGATCCTCGACGGCGGCCCGGTCATCGACACCCGCGGCGGACGCACGACCAGTCTCGGCGTCCCGGACCACCGTCTCGTCCTCACCTTCGACGACGGCCCGGACCCGGCCTGGACCCCCAAGGTCCTGGACGTCCTCAAGGCGAACCACGCCCACGCGGTCTTCTTCGTCACCGGCACCATGGCCTCGCGCCACCCGGGGCTCATCGAGCGGATGGTGAAGGAGGGCCATGAGGTCGGCCTGCACACCTTCAGCCACCCCGACCTGTCGTACCAGTCCAAGAGCCGTATCGACTGGGAACTGTCGCAGAACCAGCTGGCACTGGAGGGCGCGGCGGGCATCCGCAGCTCCCTGTTCCGCCCGCCGTACTCCTCGTTCGCCGACGCCATGGACGACAAGTCCTGGCCGGTGACGCAGTACGTCGGAACCCGCGGCTACATCACCGTCGTCAACAACACCGACAGCGAGGACTGGCAGAAGCCGGGCGTCGACGAGATCATCCGACGGGCCACGCCCAAGGGCGGCAAGGGTGCCATCGTCCTCATGCACGACTCGGGCGGCGACCGCCATCAGACCGTGCAGGCGCTGGCCGAGTTCCTGCCCCGGCTCCAGCGGCAGGGCTACGAGTTCCAGAATCTCACCGAGGCACTCGACGCGCCGAGCGCGAACACCCCGGTGACCGGCCTCGACCTGTGGAAGGGCAAGGCCTGGATCTTCCTGGTGCAGGCCTCGGAGAAGACCACCGACATCCTGGTCGTCGGCATCGCGATCATCGGCGTACTGGTCTTCACCCGCTTCGGGATGATGCTCCTGCTCTCCGCGCTGCACGCCCGCCGGGTCCGCCGCAAGGACTTCCGCTGGGGCGCGGCACCGGTCACCGAACCGGTGACGGTGCTCGTCCCGGCGTACAACGAGGCCAAGTGCATCGAGAACACCGTGACCTCCCTCATGGCGAGCGAGCACCCCATCGAGATCATCGTCATCGACGACGGATCGGCCGACGGCACCGCCCGCATCGTCGAGGACATGCACGTGCCGAACGTACGCGTCGTACGCCAGGCCAACGCCGGCAAGCCTGCGGCCCTCAACCGGGGTCTGGCGAACGCCGGCCACGACATCGTCGTGATGATGGACGGCGACACGGTCTTCGAGCCGGCGACCGTCCGCGAACTCGTCCAGCCCTTCGCCGACCCCAAGGTCGGCGCCGTCGCGGGCAACGCCAAGGTCGGCAACCGGAACTCCCTCATCGGCGCCTGGCAGCACATCGAGTACGTGATGGGCTTCAACCTCGACCGCCGCATGTACGACCTGCTGCGCTGCATGCCCACCATCCCCGGTGCCGTCGGAGCCTTCCGCCGTACCGCGCTCGAGCGCGTCGGCGGCATGAGCGACGACACGCTCGCCGAGGACACCGACATCACGATGGCCCTGCACCGCGACGGCTGGCGGGTCGTCTACGCGGAGAACGCGCGCGCCTGGACCGAGGCCCCGGAGTCCGTCCAGCAGCTCTGGTCCCAGCGCTACCGCTGGTGCTACGGCACCATGCAGGCGATCTGGAAGCATCGCCGCGCCCTGGTCGAACGGGGCCCTTCGGGCCGCTTCGGCCGGGTCGGCCTGCCCCTGGTCTCCCTCTTCATGGTCCTGGCCCCGCTCCTCGCGCCCCTGATCGACGTCTTCCTGCTGTACGGCGTCGTCTTCGGCCCGACCCAGAAGACGATCGTCGCCTGGCTCGGTGTCCTCGCCATCCAGGCGGTGTGCGCGGCGTACGCGTTCCGCCTGGACAAGGAACGCATGACCCATCTGATCTCGCTTCCCCTTCAGCAGGTCCTCTACCGGCAGCTGATGTACGTCGTCCTGCTGCAGTCCTGGATCACGGCCCTCACCGGCGGCCGGCTGCGCTGGCAGAAGCTGCGCCGCACCGGCGTCGTGGGGGCGGCACCGGGATCCGCCCCGCAGCAGCGGGCGTCGGACAGCGGGAAGGAACGGAGGCCGGTCGGATGA
- a CDS encoding acyltransferase family protein, which yields MTTHEYPVGATPPLGTPKPAVPRPRTYPGAPEDDWLRPQPQTGTDPAPLPERGALSDPGQLSDPGSLSETRPLSETAEGADPGRKPAPSRPGRDRYLDLLRSMALVRVVVYHLMGWGWLTVVFPSMGVMFALAGSLMARSLSRPPLGVIRGRVRRLLPPLWAFSAVALAMMFAGGWNPWHDPDHGGTWGLVDLLNYIVPVGAPPFPWSVGSKSGLLEDSWAVQSAGVLWYLRAYLWFVVASPLMLWAFRRAPWVTVSAPLALTAVVGTGLVTIPGETGNAVTDFAVYGGCWILGFAHHEGMLVKVPRYIAISCSALMMAFGLWWASGHLGPDGWDLNDIPLADALWSFGFVVILLQYSPSWQELPGRLARWDKLVTLSNNRAVTIYLWHNMLIMATVPILDQLYNLPFMENDGATAALDATYTLWMLVLVWPLIGLTILAFGWIEDIAAKRSPRLWPNGAKVRKSKGRKSEGRKSEVRKSKDPRSKVRSTSRGRRTKA from the coding sequence ATGACCACGCACGAGTACCCGGTGGGGGCGACCCCGCCGCTGGGCACACCGAAGCCGGCGGTCCCGCGTCCGCGTACGTACCCGGGAGCGCCCGAGGACGACTGGCTCCGCCCGCAGCCGCAGACGGGTACCGACCCGGCACCGCTGCCCGAGAGGGGAGCGCTGTCCGACCCGGGACAGCTGTCCGACCCGGGATCGCTGTCCGAGACGAGGCCGCTTTCCGAGACCGCCGAAGGGGCGGATCCGGGTCGGAAGCCGGCCCCGAGCCGCCCCGGCCGCGACCGCTACCTGGACCTGCTCCGCTCCATGGCGCTGGTCCGCGTGGTCGTGTACCACCTGATGGGCTGGGGCTGGCTGACGGTCGTCTTCCCCTCCATGGGCGTGATGTTCGCGCTGGCCGGCTCCCTGATGGCCCGCTCGCTGAGCCGGCCGCCGCTGGGCGTGATCAGGGGACGTGTACGGCGTCTGCTGCCCCCGCTCTGGGCCTTCAGCGCGGTGGCGCTGGCCATGATGTTCGCGGGCGGCTGGAACCCCTGGCACGACCCCGACCACGGCGGCACATGGGGCCTGGTCGACCTGCTCAACTACATCGTCCCGGTCGGCGCCCCGCCGTTCCCCTGGAGCGTCGGCTCCAAGTCGGGTCTCCTGGAGGACAGTTGGGCGGTCCAGAGCGCGGGTGTGCTCTGGTATCTGCGCGCTTACCTGTGGTTCGTGGTCGCGTCCCCGCTCATGCTGTGGGCGTTCCGCCGTGCTCCGTGGGTGACCGTGTCGGCTCCCCTCGCCCTGACGGCGGTGGTCGGCACCGGGCTGGTCACCATCCCCGGCGAGACCGGCAACGCCGTCACCGACTTCGCCGTCTACGGCGGCTGCTGGATCCTGGGCTTCGCCCACCACGAGGGCATGCTCGTGAAGGTCCCGCGCTACATCGCCATCTCGTGCTCGGCCCTGATGATGGCCTTCGGCCTGTGGTGGGCCTCGGGCCATCTGGGCCCCGACGGCTGGGACTTGAACGACATCCCGCTGGCCGACGCGCTGTGGTCCTTCGGCTTCGTAGTGATCCTGCTCCAGTACAGCCCGTCCTGGCAGGAACTGCCGGGCCGCCTCGCCCGGTGGGACAAGCTGGTGACGCTGTCCAACAACCGCGCGGTCACGATCTACCTGTGGCACAACATGCTCATCATGGCCACGGTCCCGATCCTCGACCAGCTCTACAACCTCCCCTTCATGGAGAACGACGGGGCGACGGCGGCCCTCGACGCCACCTACACCCTGTGGATGCTCGTCCTGGTGTGGCCGCTGATAGGCCTGACCATCCTGGCCTTCGGCTGGATCGAGGACATCGCGGCCAAGAGAAGCCCGCGCCTCTGGCCGAACGGAGCCAAGGTCCGCAAGTCCAAGGGCCGCAAGTCGGAGGGCCGGAAGTCCGAGGTCCGCAAGTCCAAGGACCCTAGGTCCAAGGTCCGTTCGACGTCGCGGGGGCGCCGGACCAAGGCTTAG